CTTACCAAAACCATACCCGGATGGGTACTTCCATCAGGAAAAAGAACTCCTTAGCCAGTCAAACGAAAACCCTTTGGGCTATTGGTATAGGTTCAATTTTATTCGTTATTGTCCTTTTTGGAGTATTAGTCAAAACCTTAGTCCCAACTGCGGAAGTAGCTTCCTCCAACCAGCCAAAAGTTGCCGATAATTCCCCATCCGAGTCAGTTAATCCCGTTGCAGAAAATTCTACCTCAACTTCAGGTCAATCTCCTGCCAAAACCTCCGAACCGAAAAGTCTTACTCCTTCCCCCGAACCCACTGTCACCATCAAACGCTTACCCTCAATACGTCTCAATTTGCAACCAGGTATCAATAAAGTAGCAGGTAGTTTAAACAAAAATGAAGCTAGATTTTACATTCTCTCTCTCGAAGAAGGACAAAACTTAAAAATCCAAAGTAGCGGTAGCGCGATTATGAATGTTTTAGCACCGAATCGAGAACCTGTAAACGACCGAGCCAACCAAGTGCAAGAATGGCAAGGTATTTTACCTACCAGTGGTAGTTACTATCTGGAATTGATTCTCCCAGAAGGAGTAAATGATAGCGATTATAAATTAGAAATGACTTTAAGTGAATAATAATTCACCAATGACCAAGAAATTGGGCGAACTAGGGGAAATACTGGTAGCCCAGTGGTTAAAAACCGAAGGCTGGACAATTTTACATTATCGCTGGCGTTGTCGCTGGGGAGAAATTGACTTAATTGCCCAAAAACAAGCTACTTTGTTGTTTATCGAGGTAAAAACGCGCAGTCGAGGAAATTGGGACGCTAACGGTTTATTAGCAATTACTCCTAGTAAACAAAGAAAACTTTTGCAAACCGCCGAATTATTTCTTGCCGAAAATCCCGATTTAGCTAATCTCAATTGTCAATTTGACCTAGCTTTAGTGAAAAGTAAAAGAGAATCAAAGTCATTAAATTCTAACTTGGAGGCTGATTCTTTACCCGCTCGAATTAAGCTAGGCAAACCTCTAGCTTACGGTGGCTATTTGCTGACCTTGGATAATTATATTCCGGCAATTTTAGCACAATAATTTTAGGAAAATTAATTAGCAAGATAAATCCCCTTTCCTAGCTAAGAAAGGGGATAAACTGTTTTTCTCCAAACCATCAATTTAAGAAACTTTGTCAGATAAATAGGTTG
The Oscillatoria salina IIICB1 genome window above contains:
- a CDS encoding YraN family protein → MTKKLGELGEILVAQWLKTEGWTILHYRWRCRWGEIDLIAQKQATLLFIEVKTRSRGNWDANGLLAITPSKQRKLLQTAELFLAENPDLANLNCQFDLALVKSKRESKSLNSNLEADSLPARIKLGKPLAYGGYLLTLDNYIPAILAQ